AGGAACCGGAACGGGGATTTACTGTGTGATCACGGCGCGTTGCCGCAGCTCCACACTACAGCTTCAACAATAATCGGCCTAGTGCAGGCGCAGGGCAAAGTTGATCACAAAGCACATGGCAATGATCAACATCACGATGTTGAGATCCTTGAAGCGGCCAGAAAGCACCTTGATGCCCACCCAGCTCACAAAGCCAAAGCCAAAGCCGGTGGCGATGTTGAAGGTCAGCGGCATGCTGATGATGGTCAAAAAGGCGGGCAGGGCCACGGTAAAGTCCTTGAACTTGATGCGTCCCACTTCCTGCATCATCATGGCGCCCACGATGATAAGCACCGGAGCGGTGGCGTAGGCGGGAACCATACTCACCAGCGGGGCAAAAAACAGGGTGAGGAAAAAGAGCACGGCTATGGTCACGGCGGTCAGGCCGGTGCGGCCGCCCTCGGCAACGCCAGCGGCGCTTTCAAGGTAGCTGGTGGCGGTGGTGGCACCCATGACGGCACTGGTCATGGTAGCGATGGAGTCTGAAATCAGGGCCTTGTCGAGATTTTCGATGTGGCCGTCTTCGCGGATAAAGCCAGCCTTCTGCGAAAGACCGATCAGCACGCCCATGTTGTCGAACAGGTCAACCATGGTCAGGGTAAAGATGATGGAGATCAGGCCGTGGTGCAGCGCGCCCTTCAGGTCCATGGCCATGAAGGTTTCGGTGGGCAGGGGCAGCGATGCGTTAAAAATGCTGCCCTGCGGCACCTGAGAAACGCCAAGCACCATGCCGGCGATGGCAATGGTCACAATGCCGATGATCATGGCGCCGGGCACGCGCAGCGAAAGCAGCGCGCCAATAAGGAAGATGCCCGCCACAGACAGCAGCACCTTGGGGTCGCCAAGATTGCCCAGGGTCACAAAGGTGGCGGGGCTGGCAGCCACCAGGCCGCAGCTCTTCATGCCGATAAAGGCGATGAAGGCACCAATACCGACCACAATGGCATACTTGAGATCCATGGGCACGGCATTGATGATGAGCTGGCGCACCCTGGTGACGGTAAGCAGCAGAAAGACCACGCCAGAAATAAACACGGCGCCAAGGCCTGTCTGCCATGTATAGCCCGCAGGGCCGCAAACGTAGTAGGCAAAAAAGGCGGTAATACCGAGGCCGGGCGCAACGCCCACGGGGAACTTGGCCCACAGGCCCATGATCAGCGTAGCGATAACCGTAATCCAGATGGTGGCCGCCACGGCGGAATCCTTGGGCATACCGGCGTCAGAAAGCATGCCGGGAACCACAAAAATCAGGTAGCACATGGCCATAAAACTGGTAAGACCGGCCAGCATTTCGCGCCGAACCGTGCTGCCTCTGGCCGCAGGATTAAACATTTTTTCCAGTACGCTCATGACATCCTCCTCGTGTTGCCCCGTTACGCGTCCAAGCTTTTTGGGGAGCAATACCGCGCCGGGGCAGCAGACCCCATGCCGTTTACACACCCTGTCACCCTGCCCGTAGCGTGGCCGCCTGCGGCCACTGCGCCGGGCATTACCCCTTAACCGCCAAAACCCTCTTATTCATATCAAAACGGCGAAATACCCAGATTTCGCCGTTAATACCATTTGCAGTCGCCGCCAGCTAACCCAAAAAGGCCCGTATTCCCGTAAAAATGACCTGCGCCGCAATGGCGGCCAGCAGCAGACCCGTAAGTTTGGAGAGCACGGCAATGCCCGTGTGGTGCAGGGCGCGCACCACGCCATCGGCCATGCACAGCAGCATGAACATGCCAAACGATGCCGCCAGCAGAGAAAACACGCCCACCAGCACCTGCTGCATTTCGGTTGCCGAAGCTCCCATAACCATGACCGCGCCAATGGAGGCAGGCCCCATGCCCAGCGGTATGGCCAGCGGCACAACGCTGATGTCGCCCTCTTTGCCGGAGAGCGCATCCTTGCCATCGTCGTTCATGAGAGAAACAGCTGTAAGAAAAAGCAGCACACCAGCGCCAATGCGAAAGGCGTCCAACGTGAAGCCGAAAAGCGAAAAAAGGTGCGGGCCAAACAGAAACAGCGTTACGCCAATAACAAAGATGGCCGCAGAAGTTTTGGCGGCCACGGTCGATTTCTGCTTTTTGTCAAAGCCCTTTGTGCCGCTGATAAAGGCGCTCAGTACGGCAGGGGGCGTCATGAGCGCGTATATCTTGATACTCGTGCCCACAACTTCGGTAAAAAATTCCATGACAACTCCACTTTCCGATCCGTCAGCGCCGCATCTGCCCAGACACCTTGCCCACAGCCAGAATTTAAGAAGGCGGGATTATGTCATGCAAGGGACTTCATGTCCATACTGCAAGCCCACCTGCGCCTGAAAATTCACCTGACCAGCCAGCAATTCACAAGCTCCCCGATTACACTGACTCAAACAAAAAAGGCCCGCCGCACACGGCACGCTGCTGCGCGCCCATGAAACGGCGGGACCCTCCCAAATCGTTTGGCGTGGCTGCTAGCGGCCAACGCCTATTTCTGTAACCACCTGCCCGCTGGGCTTGACGCTCATGCCGCACCCGCCCACAGGCAGCAGCACTGCGCATGCCAGGGCCACCAGCAGCAGGGGCACAGCCCTGTTTCGCAGACGCCCCGACGGTATGCCCGGTCGGGCCTGCCGCGGTAGAGGAAGCAGCTTGAGCCGATCAGACACGTGGCTTTTCCTGTGCAATGCGCGCGCCTTCCGGCACGTCCTGAGTGATCCACACGTTGCCGCCAACCACCGCGCCCTTCCCCACCGTAATGCGGCCAAGAATGGTGGCACCAGCGTAAACAGTGACGTTGTCGCACAGTATGGGGTGGCGCGGGTTGCCCTTGGTGAGCGTGCCGTCCGCATTTTTGGGGAAGGAAAGCGCGCCCAGGGTCACGCCCTGATACAGGCGGCAGTTGCGCCCGATGATGCAGGTTTCGCCAATAACCACGCCAGTGCCGTGGTCGATGAAAAATTCTTCGCCAATGGCCGCGCCGGGGTGGATATCAATACCCGTGGTGCTGTGTGCCATTTCAGAAATAATGCGCGGAATCACCGGCACCTTGAGCTTGTACAGCTCGTGGGCGATGCGGTGATGAAACATGGCCCGCAGCGAAGGATAGCAGAAAATGGTTTCGCCGGGGCTGGTGGCAGCGGGGTCACCCTCATAGGCAGCCTTGGCGTCGCCCGCCAGCAGGCGGCGTATTTCCGGCAGGCTGTCCATAAAGGCCAGTGCGGCCTGCTGGCCTTCCGTTTCGCACGAGGTGCAGGGAATACCAAGCCCCTCACAGCTAAAGCAGAAACCGCGCACGATCTGTTCGCCCAACAGGCGGTGAATGCTGTCCAGGTTGGCCGACAGGTGGTAGCGCATTGATTCACGCCGCACCGTGGCCGCGCCGAAATAGCCGGGAAAAATGGCCGCGCGCAGACGCTCGAGTATTTCGGAAAGCACGGGCAACGACGGCATGGGCGCACCCTGGCCAGAACGATGCCACACGGCGCTGAGCGAGCTTTCGTGGCAGAGACGCTCAACCACGCTGTCGATAAGGGGCATGCCGGTTGCGGTGATATCCTGCTTTGTGTTCATGGCAAAATCCTGGGAGATATTCGGTTGCGCGTTGTCCGCCAGACGGCATCGAGTGCCCTCTGACGACTATCCGGGAATTCGTATCAGCCTACATGGAGTTGCCGCCTGCCGCAATGGTCAACCCGCACCAGCGCAGCGACGCGTAAAAACCAATGGCAACGTTACAATAGTTAACATCAAACTTTCCACTGTTAATACCCGGAGACCATTTATTTTTTGCCGCCACAACATCGCCCCACAGTTCTGCCGGGCATAGCGCATTTTCATGCTTTTGCAGTTTTGTTTTCCGCATTCTGCGCGACCCATCAACATGAAAATATCTCAAAGAGCATGAGCCCCAGGCGAAGGCATGCCGAGAGAGCAATGAACTTTTTATGATCAGGCGATATGCCCTACATTTTTTTGCGACCAGACCGATAAGGGAAGATGTAGAGGCCGCATAAGCGACCAAGGAGCACGACATGGACGATGTGCAAATGGGCATGAGCGTA
The sequence above is drawn from the Desulfovibrio sp. genome and encodes:
- a CDS encoding NCS2 family permease; amino-acid sequence: MSVLEKMFNPAARGSTVRREMLAGLTSFMAMCYLIFVVPGMLSDAGMPKDSAVAATIWITVIATLIMGLWAKFPVGVAPGLGITAFFAYYVCGPAGYTWQTGLGAVFISGVVFLLLTVTRVRQLIINAVPMDLKYAIVVGIGAFIAFIGMKSCGLVAASPATFVTLGNLGDPKVLLSVAGIFLIGALLSLRVPGAMIIGIVTIAIAGMVLGVSQVPQGSIFNASLPLPTETFMAMDLKGALHHGLISIIFTLTMVDLFDNMGVLIGLSQKAGFIREDGHIENLDKALISDSIATMTSAVMGATTATSYLESAAGVAEGGRTGLTAVTIAVLFFLTLFFAPLVSMVPAYATAPVLIIVGAMMMQEVGRIKFKDFTVALPAFLTIISMPLTFNIATGFGFGFVSWVGIKVLSGRFKDLNIVMLIIAMCFVINFALRLH
- the epsC gene encoding serine O-acetyltransferase EpsC; translated protein: MNTKQDITATGMPLIDSVVERLCHESSLSAVWHRSGQGAPMPSLPVLSEILERLRAAIFPGYFGAATVRRESMRYHLSANLDSIHRLLGEQIVRGFCFSCEGLGIPCTSCETEGQQAALAFMDSLPEIRRLLAGDAKAAYEGDPAATSPGETIFCYPSLRAMFHHRIAHELYKLKVPVIPRIISEMAHSTTGIDIHPGAAIGEEFFIDHGTGVVIGETCIIGRNCRLYQGVTLGALSFPKNADGTLTKGNPRHPILCDNVTVYAGATILGRITVGKGAVVGGNVWITQDVPEGARIAQEKPRV
- a CDS encoding MarC family protein; amino-acid sequence: MEFFTEVVGTSIKIYALMTPPAVLSAFISGTKGFDKKQKSTVAAKTSAAIFVIGVTLFLFGPHLFSLFGFTLDAFRIGAGVLLFLTAVSLMNDDGKDALSGKEGDISVVPLAIPLGMGPASIGAVMVMGASATEMQQVLVGVFSLLAASFGMFMLLCMADGVVRALHHTGIAVLSKLTGLLLAAIAAQVIFTGIRAFLG